From the Mesoplasma syrphidae genome, the window ACTCAATGTGTTTTGATAAATCATACTTTCTTCGTCAGTTCTAATTACATATACTGGAATAGCTGAACTGTTGGCACTAATAAGTTTAAAACTATCATTTTTTTCATTATTAGCCGTTTGATCAAGATTAACATTCAAAATCTTAATTTTGTCAATTATTCCTTGACGATTTTCAGGAGAGTTTTCACCAATTCCTGCTGTAAAAATAATAGCATCAACATAAGGTAATCTATTAACAAAAGTCACAATGTTATCAGCTACTGTTTGCTCATATTTATTAACAGCCAATTTAGCGTTATCATTACCTTTTGCGCTAGCAAGAATTAAATCACGCATATCTGCAGAAATTTCACTCATTCCCAACAAACCAGATTTTTTATTTAGCATTTCAGTAACTTCTGAAATTGTCATCGACAGTTTTTTAGTTATAAATTCTAAAATCGAAGGATCAATATTCCCCGAACGAGTACCCATCATTAATCCACCTAAAGGTGTAAATCCCATTGTTGTGTCTAATGATAGTCCATTTTGAATACAAGCCATGCTAGAACCACTTCCCAAGTGGCAAATAACTAAGTTAAGATTTTCCTTATTTTCTTTTGCCAATTCGGCAAATTTCTCAACAATATATTGATAACTTAAACCATGAAATCCAAACTTTCTAACGTTATATTTTTTGTATCATTCAATAGGTAAAGGATACAAAAAATTACTTTTTGGTATTGTATGGTGGAATGCATTATCAAAGTTTCCTACAAGAATAGCATTGGGAGTGATTTTTTTAAAAGCATCAATTGCTACTAAGGCACCTGGATTATGAAGAGGCGCAAATTCAATACTGTCAAATATTGCCTTATATACTTTATCATTAATAATTGTTGGTTCAGTAATTGAACCTCCATTTACAATTCGGAAACCGATAGCCACGATTTCATCAATTGTTTTAATAACCCCTAAATCTTGAAATTTACTTAAAATTCCTTTAACAGCGCTTTCATGATTTTGAAAATCCATATTTCAAGTGGTCCTATTATCCTTGTACTTAATTGTCAAAATTCCATCAAGAGTAATTCTTTCAGCAATTCCTTCCAAAACTGTTTGATTATCTTGTGAAGGTTCCTTTTTATAAAGTTTAAATTTGATTGAACTGCTACCTGAGTTTATAACTAAAATCATTAAGCCACCTCGCTTGCTTGAAAAATTGTAATAATGGCTGTACTAATTATATCTTCTAGAGTTGCTCCACGACTTAAATCATTAACCGGCTTGTTAAGGCCCAAAATAAATGGACCAATTGCGTTTCAATTACCCATTCTTTGAGCAATTTTGTAGCCGATATTTCCTGCGTTAATATCTGGAAATACAAATACATCTGGAATCAATTTAGTTAAAGTATTAGTGGGAAATTTTTTTGAGCGCACTGTTTGGTCAAAAGCAGCATCAAATTGAACTTCACCTGCAAAATTAAAGTCAACTTTTTGTTCCTTCAAAATTGAAACAGCAGATTGAACTTTTATAACATCCTCACCTTTGCCAGATCCATTTGTTGAATAACTTAACAAAGCCGCCTCGGGCTCTTTTACATTCATTGAACGAGCAAATTCAACAGTCATTTTTGTAATATCAACAAGTTGAGCAGCATTAGGTTTGATATTAAAACCACAATCAGTAAACAATAAACTTTGGTCATCTTTTTGCATTATTAAAACAGAACTAGCCAAACTATAACCAGGAGCAGTCTTAATAATCTGTAAAGCAGGTCTTAAAGAATCTGCAGTAGTATAAGTTAAACCTAACAACATACAATCTGCTTTACCTAATTCAACAAGTAAAGTACCAACATAGTTTGGCTGCTTAATAACTGTATTAGCGATTTCTAAAGTGGCTTTTTCTTTTCTAATTGCAAGAAAAGCATCACGCAGTTCGCTTAAATCATAAGAGTCCAAAATAATTTTTTCGACTTGAGAATTTAAGTCAGAAGAAATATTTTCGCTAGTCTCAAAAATCACAATTGGAATTGCTAAATTATTTTCGACTAAGTAATTTGCTGTCTTAATTATTGAAGGTTCATTACCCTCAGGTAAGACAATTCTTTTTTTAACTTTCGAGTTGCTAATAAAATTTTTAATTTCATTAATTGTATACATGTATTTCTCCTATAGATTTAATGGTTTTCCAGATTCCAATGCCTCAGCAGCTTCACCAATAGCTTCACTCATTGTTGGGTGAGGATGTATAGCACGAGCAAGCTCATAAATTGTACCTTCGCATTCAATTAAAGTTGTTATTTCAGAAATCATTTCTGTTGCACGATTACCAATAATATGCGCTCCCAATAAAGCCTTTGTTTCGGGATCCATAATTAACTTTACAAATCCAACGCTATCATCATCAGCTAAAGCTTTACCAATTGCCGCAAAAGGAAAATTAAATTTTTCATATTTAACATTGTCATCTTTCAATTGCTTTTCAGTTTTACCAATTGCAGCAATTTCAGGAGATGTATAAATACAACTTGGAATTCGATCATAATTCATTTTTAAATCAAGATTTTTTGCAATACGATTAGCAACAACCAAACCTTGATGACTAGCAACATGAGCCAACATTGATTTACCTGTTACGTCTCCAATAGCATAAACTCCATCAATATTAGTTTCACAATAATCATTAACCTCAACAGCATTACGTTCTGTCATTTTAAGATTCAAGTTATCAAAACCTTTAATCACAGTTTTACGGCCAACTGACTGTAAAATGTAGTCGGCACTAACTTTTTGTTCTTTGCCATTAGCTTCATATACTAATTCGTTATTTGATAGTTCTTTGACTTTAGCATCAGTTATTAAGTCAATTGCATATTTATTAACAATCACCTTTGTCATTTCAGCAATTATGTCCTCATCCAACATTTCTAAAATAGTTGGTAAACCTTGCAATAAAGTCACTTTTGCTCCAAGTTGAGCATATAAACAAGCAAATTCAACACCAATAACTCCTCCTCCAATTATGACAATTGATTTAGGAATTTTTGGTAATGCCAAAGCCTCAGTTGAGGTAATAATTTTTCCAGCAGCATAGCCTTTCTCAAAGCCAGGCAAATTTAGAGTAATTGGCACTGAACCAGTAGCGATAACGATATTTTTAAATTGATAGTTCTTATCATTAATTGCTAAGATATTTCTACTAGCAACTTCAGCTTCGCCCTTGATTATTGTTACCTTATTTTTTTTCAATAAATATTCAACTCCTGTAGTCAATTTTTTAACCACAGCATTTTTACGATCTTGCGCTTTAGATCAATTTAGTTTAGGCTTAGGATCATTTTCAAATTCAATTCCAAATTTTTCAGCCTTCATGATTTGGTCGAAAACTTTAGCCGTTTTTAATAAAGCTTTTGTGGGAATACATCCAATATTTAAACAAACACCACCAAAACTATTTTTTTCAACAATCATTGTTTTCAAACCTAATTGTGCACATTTAATAGCACAAACATACCCACCAATTCCAGCACCAATAATAACAACATCGAATGTATCTTCGATGTTGCTTGTTTTTGCTTGAGAATTAGAGTTTAAAGGGCATGTTCCATGATTATTTTGTAAGTTCATAGAATTTTCCTTCTTTCATAACTATGTTAATAAAATAATTGGGTTTGTTAAGTATTCTTCTACTTTTTGTAAGAAACGTCCAACATCGGCACCATCAATTACTCTGTGATCAGCTGTAATTGAAAATGGCATAATGTATCTTGGTTTAACTTCATCACCAATATAAACGGGCTCTTTTTTCATAATTCCAACTCCCATAATTGCAGATTCTGGAGAATTAATAATTGGAGTTGCATATTCCAAACCAACACTTCCAATATTTGAAATTGTAAAGGTTCCATTAGTCATATCACTAACAGCCAATTTTTTGTCTTTAGCTTTTGAAGCAATGTTGCTAATCTCTTTAGCAATTTCAAATAAACTTAAATTGTTAGCATTGAAAATAACAGGAACTACAAGTCCATATGGAGTATCTACAGCTACAGATATATTAATATTTTTAATATATTGAATTGCGTTGTTTTCTTCATCAATACGAACATTAATATTTGGATTATCAACTAAAGCTTTTGCAACAGCCTTAACAACAAAAGCTAAATATGTTAATTTAATATCGCTTTGCTTTGCGAAGTCCTTTAAATTGTTACGCAAATCATAAATATTAGTAATGTCAATTTTCTTAAATGATGTAAATGAAGCATTTGTTGAGTGTGAATATTTCATTGCCTTAACAGTTGCCTTACGAATTCCTGTCATAGAAATTGCTTCGACTTCTAAACCTGTCGTTGATAAATTAGAACGAACGGGTTGTTGAGCTGTAGCAGGTTGAACAGAAGCAGAAGCTTGGTTATTATAAGCCTCAATATCTTCAATTGAAATTCTTCCACTTGGTGAGGAAGCAATAATTTTGGACAAATCAATGTTCAATTTAACTGCCATTCTTCTTGCTTGTGGAGTTGCACGAATTTCTGCTGCTGGCTTTTTAATATCTGATGGTTGCGGAACTTGACGAGTAATTACATGATTTGAAACAGGTGTAGAACCAACAACACTCGCATTTTCTTCTTCAGGTTCTGGTAAATTTGGAACGCATGATCCTCCACTAATTTCAGGCTCTTTGCTGGCTGTTGAAACGTTTGAATCAGCAGCAGTAGTAGAGCCGTCATCAATTATGAAAACAACGTCACCAACATTAATATCTTGATCTTTTTTAATCAATATTTCAGACACTTTTCCATCAACAGGAGAAGGAATTTCGGCATTAACTTTATCAGTTTCTACGGCAAATAAACTTTGTCCCATTTTTACAGAATCACCGATGTTAACAAGAACTTCGGTTACTTTTCCTTCATGTAAACCTTCTCCGATATCGGTAAATTTAACTTTAAACATATTTTCTTCTTTCTATAGTTCTAATATTCTAAAACTTCATGAATTTTATCCAAGATTTTGTATGGATTAATATTAAATCAACGTTCTCCTTGAACAAAAGGAATATTTACATCATATCCAGTACAACGTGTTAATGGAGCTTTCAAATAATCAAAACAGTTTTCATTAACTGACGCAATAATTTCGCTTGCAACACCAAATGACTTAGCTGCTTCATTAACAATTAATAGTCTTCCTGTTTTTGTTACAGATTTAAATACCATATCGCGATCTCAAGGATTAATTGTTCTTAAATCAATTAAATCAACAGTAACCTCAGGATGAGTTTCTTTTAAAAGTTCAAGTGCTTTTTGACAATCCACAGTTGGTGCTCCGTAAGTTACAATTGTTAAATCATCTCCCTCTTGAATTTTATATCCTACTCCAATTGGAACAGTATAGTATCCTTCAGGAACTTCTTGTTTAAACGCACGATACAATTTAGTTGGTTCTAAAAAGATTACGGGATCTGGTGAATCAATTGCAGCAAGTAGCAATCCTTTAGTGTCATATGGTGTTGACGGAATAATTACTACTAAACCTGGTGTATGTGAATAAATAGCTTCAAAAGATTCAGAGTGATGCTCAAGAGCACTAATTCCTCCACCCATTGGAGTTCTAATTACTAGTGGACATGTATATTTTCCACGAGTTCTGTTACGCATTTTTCCTAAATGAGTTGTAATATTTTGCAAGGCTGAACGCCCTAATCCTTCAAATTGCAATTCCACAACTGGAGATAGACCATTAATTGCCATACCAATTGCTGCACCAATAAATAAATTTTCTGAAATTGGCGCATTAAATGATCTTTCAATTCCATATTTTTGTTGAAGTCCTTCAGTAGCTCTGAAGACTCCTCCTTCGAAACCAACGTCTTCTCCATATGTTACGACGTTTTGATTTCTTTCCATTGCGACATCAAGTGCTTGGTTAACAGCTTTAATATTATTAATTAATGGCATAATTAGTGTCCTCCCTTAACTGAATTAGGATATTTTTCATAAAATCTTCGTGCTTCTTCAAATTGTTCTTCAAGCTGATCATTTTTTTCAGCAAATGTGTAATTAAAGATATCTTCAAGTGGGTATGCTTTGTTTTGCTCCATTCAATCAAATTGTTCTTTAACATACTGATCATGTTCATTATCCAATGCTTCTTGTTGAGCATCGCTTCACACTTTATTTTTAATTAAATAAGTTTTTAATCTAATTAGAGGATCACGACTTTTAGCATCTTCAAATTCTTTAGGATCACGGTAAACATCAGGATTATCAGCACTAGAATGAGGTCCTAAACGATAAGTTTCACATTCAACAAGGAATGGCCCTTTACCCTCGCGAACTCATTGAGCAACTTCTTTAAATACTCCATAACATGCTAAAAAGTCGTTACCATCAACTTTTAATGAAGGAATTCCAACAGCAATACTTTTAATAGCAAAGTTAAGTGATTTAGTTTGTTCTCCTCTTGGAGTTGAAATGGCTCATTGATTATTTTCACAAACAAAGATCACTGGAGATTCATGAACTTTTGCAAAATTCATTGCCTCAAAAACTTCTCCTTCACTCATTCCACCATCACCAGTAACTGTTAAAGCAATTGCATCAGACCCTTTATATTTTTCAGCAAAGGCAATTCCTGTAGCATGACTGAATTGACTACCAATTACGATGTTTGGAGGTAAAACATTAACCCCATCTGGAGATTTTGCTCCATACTCATTTCCTGCTCAATATAACATCACATTTTTAATTGGCACTCCGCATGTAATTCATGCAGCATTATTTCTGTATCCAGAAATAAATCAGTCTTTGCCCTTAATTAAGTTTAAAGAATAGGCAACTTCACAAGCTTCTTGTCCTGTAGAACTTAAAAATGATAGCAATCTTCCTTGTCTTTGTACAAGATTTTGAAAAATATCTTGTCTTCTTGAAAGATTCATAATTTTATATGCTTCCAAAGTTTCTTCCAAACTAATTTCGGGCATTAAATCCTTGTTAATAATTTTTCCAGAACTATCCATTACACGAATAATTTCATCTTTTGTTACATCAAATTTTTCAATATATTTCATATATTCCTCCTTAAATTTGATTAGAATAATAAATTAGTAATATCGTCAATTTCAAATGTATCACCAAATATTTCTGCCATATTGATGTGGCGTATTACATTAGTAATTGCATCTTTTTCATATTTTTGGCCTATTAATAATTTTTCCAAATTTTCTGTTCCTAAATAACCTAAAAAATCCCCATAAAATTTAATATTTGAAATGTACCCTTCAGATGTTGAAAATCTTATTTCCAATAAACCTTTATTTGGAAGATAAACTTTTGTAGTCTTAGCAAACGAAGCATTTTTTCCAAACGTTCATTCCCAAGTAGAATACTTTTCTTTTGCAAGCTTATCAATTACAGCTAAATCTTCAGAAGACAAATTGATTTCTTCTACATCTTGGTTTTTTAAATAAGAATTTTTCA encodes:
- a CDS encoding acetate/propionate family kinase, coding for MILVINSGSSSIKFKLYKKEPSQDNQTVLEGIAERITLDGILTIKYKDNRTTWNMDFQNHESAVKGILSKFQDLGVIKTIDEIVAIGFRIVNGGSITEPTIINDKVYKAIFDSIEFAPLHNPGALVAIDAFKKITPNAILVGNFDNAFHHTIPKSNFLYPLPIEWYKKYNVRKFGFHGLSYQYIVEKFAELAKENKENLNLVICHLGSGSSMACIQNGLSLDTTMGFTPLGGLMMGTRSGNIDPSILEFITKKLSMTISEVTEMLNKKSGLLGMSEISADMRDLILASAKGNDNAKLAVNKYEQTVADNIVTFVNRLPYVDAIIFTAGIGENSPENRQGIIDKIKILNVNLDQTANNEKNDSFKLISANSSAIPVYVIRTDEESMIYQNTLSFLK
- the pta gene encoding phosphate acetyltransferase: MYTINEIKNFISNSKVKKRIVLPEGNEPSIIKTANYLVENNLAIPIVIFETSENISSDLNSQVEKIILDSYDLSELRDAFLAIRKEKATLEIANTVIKQPNYVGTLLVELGKADCMLLGLTYTTADSLRPALQIIKTAPGYSLASSVLIMQKDDQSLLFTDCGFNIKPNAAQLVDITKMTVEFARSMNVKEPEAALLSYSTNGSGKGEDVIKVQSAVSILKEQKVDFNFAGEVQFDAAFDQTVRSKKFPTNTLTKLIPDVFVFPDINAGNIGYKIAQRMGNWNAIGPFILGLNKPVNDLSRGATLEDIISTAIITIFQASEVA
- the lpdA gene encoding dihydrolipoyl dehydrogenase, giving the protein MNLQNNHGTCPLNSNSQAKTSNIEDTFDVVIIGAGIGGYVCAIKCAQLGLKTMIVEKNSFGGVCLNIGCIPTKALLKTAKVFDQIMKAEKFGIEFENDPKPKLNWSKAQDRKNAVVKKLTTGVEYLLKKNKVTIIKGEAEVASRNILAINDKNYQFKNIVIATGSVPITLNLPGFEKGYAAGKIITSTEALALPKIPKSIVIIGGGVIGVEFACLYAQLGAKVTLLQGLPTILEMLDEDIIAEMTKVIVNKYAIDLITDAKVKELSNNELVYEANGKEQKVSADYILQSVGRKTVIKGFDNLNLKMTERNAVEVNDYCETNIDGVYAIGDVTGKSMLAHVASHQGLVVANRIAKNLDLKMNYDRIPSCIYTSPEIAAIGKTEKQLKDDNVKYEKFNFPFAAIGKALADDDSVGFVKLIMDPETKALLGAHIIGNRATEMISEITTLIECEGTIYELARAIHPHPTMSEAIGEAAEALESGKPLNL
- a CDS encoding dihydrolipoamide acetyltransferase family protein — protein: MFKVKFTDIGEGLHEGKVTEVLVNIGDSVKMGQSLFAVETDKVNAEIPSPVDGKVSEILIKKDQDINVGDVVFIIDDGSTTAADSNVSTASKEPEISGGSCVPNLPEPEEENASVVGSTPVSNHVITRQVPQPSDIKKPAAEIRATPQARRMAVKLNIDLSKIIASSPSGRISIEDIEAYNNQASASVQPATAQQPVRSNLSTTGLEVEAISMTGIRKATVKAMKYSHSTNASFTSFKKIDITNIYDLRNNLKDFAKQSDIKLTYLAFVVKAVAKALVDNPNINVRIDEENNAIQYIKNINISVAVDTPYGLVVPVIFNANNLSLFEIAKEISNIASKAKDKKLAVSDMTNGTFTISNIGSVGLEYATPIINSPESAIMGVGIMKKEPVYIGDEVKPRYIMPFSITADHRVIDGADVGRFLQKVEEYLTNPIILLT
- a CDS encoding alpha-ketoacid dehydrogenase subunit beta — its product is MPLINNIKAVNQALDVAMERNQNVVTYGEDVGFEGGVFRATEGLQQKYGIERSFNAPISENLFIGAAIGMAINGLSPVVELQFEGLGRSALQNITTHLGKMRNRTRGKYTCPLVIRTPMGGGISALEHHSESFEAIYSHTPGLVVIIPSTPYDTKGLLLAAIDSPDPVIFLEPTKLYRAFKQEVPEGYYTVPIGVGYKIQEGDDLTIVTYGAPTVDCQKALELLKETHPEVTVDLIDLRTINPWDRDMVFKSVTKTGRLLIVNEAAKSFGVASEIIASVNENCFDYLKAPLTRCTGYDVNIPFVQGERWFNINPYKILDKIHEVLEY
- a CDS encoding thiamine pyrophosphate-dependent dehydrogenase E1 component subunit alpha; the encoded protein is MKYIEKFDVTKDEIIRVMDSSGKIINKDLMPEISLEETLEAYKIMNLSRRQDIFQNLVQRQGRLLSFLSSTGQEACEVAYSLNLIKGKDWFISGYRNNAAWITCGVPIKNVMLYWAGNEYGAKSPDGVNVLPPNIVIGSQFSHATGIAFAEKYKGSDAIALTVTGDGGMSEGEVFEAMNFAKVHESPVIFVCENNQWAISTPRGEQTKSLNFAIKSIAVGIPSLKVDGNDFLACYGVFKEVAQWVREGKGPFLVECETYRLGPHSSADNPDVYRDPKEFEDAKSRDPLIRLKTYLIKNKVWSDAQQEALDNEHDQYVKEQFDWMEQNKAYPLEDIFNYTFAEKNDQLEEQFEEARRFYEKYPNSVKGGH